From the Bacillus tuaregi genome, one window contains:
- the sspO gene encoding small acid-soluble spore protein O, with translation MAKRRANHIIPGANAASAQGKGVGFNEEYSNEPLTEAQKMNNKKRKKNQ, from the coding sequence ATGGCGAAAAGAAGAGCAAACCATATCATTCCCGGTGCCAATGCCGCTAGTGCACAAGGAAAAGGGGTCGGATTTAATGAAGAATACTCTAATGAACCGCTGACAGAAGCGCAAAAAATGAATAATAAAAAGCGAAAGAAGAATCAATAA
- a CDS encoding small acid-soluble spore protein P, whose protein sequence is MVNKNDGKDMRRNQPKTSGQPEPLSGSHKVKNRNHTRQKSKSHHDM, encoded by the coding sequence ATGGTGAATAAAAACGACGGGAAAGATATGCGCAGAAATCAACCGAAAACCTCAGGACAGCCTGAGCCGTTAAGCGGTTCACACAAAGTAAAGAATCGAAATCATACAAGACAAAAAAGTAAGTCACACCATGATATGTAA
- the selA gene encoding L-seryl-tRNA(Sec) selenium transferase codes for MKHLLKALPPVHELQKTEQFKRLMDQFGIDQINLTAILSSVINDIRQLILKNDWAGPEPGHESFLTEIFSRMEQYIQKKYSYTLKNVINATGTILHTNLGRARLSERAIQHVIETAKQYSNLEYKLIEGERGSRHTHVEELIKRITGSEAAMVVNNNAAAVYLILRALAYEKEVVVSRGQLVEIGGSFRISSIMEESGARLVEIGTTNKTHLYDYERAINEETRMILKVHTSNFKVMGFTKSVDTVDLAELASHHEQIIFYEDLGSGVLYDFQQHGIGDEPVVSEVLKMGADLVSFSGDKLLGGPQAGIIAGKKELIDQLKKHQLARVLRVDKMTLAALEGTLMHYAKGKEELRHIPVVRDLLAGKEELKQRTEAFLARLSQSCQTYHSSIIEGTSQVGGGTMPDVELPTYVATLKHKEFNAEKVAALLRTKSTPAIVVRIQKEEIHIDLRTVSEEEEELLIHALIELS; via the coding sequence GTGAAACATTTATTAAAAGCATTGCCACCGGTTCACGAACTGCAAAAAACTGAGCAGTTTAAACGGTTGATGGACCAATTTGGCATTGATCAAATAAATTTAACAGCGATTTTATCAAGCGTAATAAATGATATTAGACAATTAATTTTGAAAAATGATTGGGCTGGTCCTGAGCCGGGACATGAAAGTTTCTTAACAGAAATTTTCTCTAGAATGGAACAATATATCCAAAAAAAATATAGCTATACACTTAAAAATGTCATTAATGCAACAGGGACCATTTTACATACAAATCTAGGAAGAGCCCGCTTGAGTGAGCGGGCAATCCAGCATGTAATAGAGACAGCAAAACAATACTCAAACCTAGAATATAAACTAATCGAAGGGGAACGAGGTTCAAGACATACGCATGTCGAAGAGCTTATTAAAAGAATTACAGGTTCTGAGGCTGCAATGGTTGTCAATAATAATGCTGCTGCTGTTTATCTAATTTTGCGGGCTTTAGCTTACGAAAAAGAAGTAGTTGTATCAAGAGGTCAGCTTGTTGAGATTGGCGGTTCTTTTCGCATATCTTCTATTATGGAAGAAAGTGGTGCGCGTCTAGTTGAGATAGGGACAACCAATAAAACACATCTGTATGATTATGAGCGAGCAATTAATGAAGAAACAAGAATGATTTTAAAGGTGCATACTAGTAATTTTAAAGTCATGGGATTTACTAAGTCTGTAGATACGGTGGATTTGGCTGAACTTGCAAGTCATCATGAACAAATAATCTTTTACGAGGACTTAGGTAGCGGTGTTCTATATGATTTCCAACAGCATGGGATTGGCGATGAACCCGTCGTCAGCGAAGTACTAAAAATGGGTGCGGATCTTGTTTCCTTTAGTGGTGACAAATTGCTGGGTGGACCGCAAGCGGGCATTATCGCAGGTAAAAAGGAATTAATTGATCAATTAAAGAAACATCAGCTTGCTCGTGTGTTACGAGTAGATAAAATGACCCTTGCAGCATTAGAAGGAACTCTAATGCATTACGCCAAAGGAAAGGAAGAGCTACGTCATATTCCTGTTGTAAGAGATTTATTAGCGGGAAAGGAAGAATTGAAGCAACGCACCGAAGCCTTTTTAGCAAGGCTTTCGCAGTCGTGTCAAACTTACCATTCTTCTATTATAGAAGGAACAAGCCAAGTAGGTGGCGGAACGATGCCGGATGTAGAACTGCCAACGTATGTTGCTACGCTGAAGCATAAAGAGTTTAATGCTGAAAAAGTAGCAGCATTGTTAAGGACAAAGTCCACTCCTGCAATCGTTGTCCGAATTCAAAAGGAAGAAATTCATATTGACTTACGAACTGTCAGTGAAGAGGAAGAAGAATTACTGATTCATGCCCTAATCGAGCTCTCATAG
- the selD gene encoding selenide, water dikinase SelD yields MSEQEKIRLTSLSTKAGUGCKIGPEDLAQVLRLLPEQEQVPELLVGRETSDDAGVYQLTDTIALIQTIDYFTPVVDDPYMFGQIAAANALSDVYAMGGKPKTALNMVGYPVKKLGGEMLAEILRGGNDKIKEAGAVLVGGHSIDDQEPKYGLSVTGVVHPDKFWKNVGAKPGDTLVLTKPIGVGILTTGIKRGAVTPEQEKAVTETMAMLNKQAAEVLSNFSPSAVTDVTGFGLLGHGSEMAAGSNVTLVIHYHKVPILDGALALARDGVVPGGSKSNHKWLDNDVDYQEILPEEQMVLCDAITSGGLLVAINADDAEKYVQALKEAGQDSWIIGEVVEKQDKLISVTR; encoded by the coding sequence GTGAGTGAGCAAGAGAAAATTCGTCTTACTTCGTTATCAACAAAAGCCGGTTGAGGCTGCAAAATTGGTCCTGAGGACTTAGCGCAAGTGTTGCGCTTATTACCTGAACAAGAGCAAGTCCCTGAGCTACTGGTCGGACGTGAAACATCTGATGATGCAGGCGTGTACCAACTGACAGATACAATTGCACTAATTCAAACGATTGATTATTTTACCCCTGTAGTTGACGATCCATATATGTTTGGTCAAATAGCAGCGGCCAACGCTCTAAGCGATGTCTATGCTATGGGCGGCAAACCCAAAACGGCCCTTAATATGGTGGGTTATCCTGTGAAAAAGCTTGGTGGAGAAATGCTAGCTGAGATTTTACGCGGTGGAAACGATAAGATAAAAGAGGCTGGAGCGGTTCTGGTCGGTGGACATTCCATTGACGATCAAGAGCCAAAATATGGATTATCTGTAACAGGTGTTGTTCATCCAGATAAATTCTGGAAAAATGTCGGTGCTAAACCTGGAGACACTCTTGTCTTAACGAAGCCGATTGGCGTTGGAATCCTTACAACCGGGATTAAACGTGGAGCAGTCACCCCAGAGCAGGAAAAAGCCGTTACTGAAACAATGGCCATGCTAAATAAGCAAGCAGCCGAGGTTTTAAGTAATTTTTCGCCAAGTGCTGTTACCGATGTAACCGGCTTTGGTCTATTAGGTCATGGCAGTGAAATGGCAGCTGGTAGCAATGTTACACTTGTCATTCACTATCATAAAGTGCCTATTCTCGACGGTGCACTTGCGTTAGCAAGGGATGGCGTAGTACCAGGAGGATCGAAGTCTAATCATAAATGGCTTGATAACGACGTTGACTATCAGGAGATTCTTCCTGAAGAACAAATGGTCCTTTGTGATGCAATCACATCAGGCGGATTGCTAGTAGCGATAAACGCTGATGATGCTGAAAAATATGTCCAAGCCTTAAAGGAAGCAGGCCAGGATTCCTGGATTATCGGGGAAGTAGTTGAAAAACAAGATAAATTGATTTCTGTTACACGATAA
- a CDS encoding ribbon-helix-helix domain-containing protein, whose amino-acid sequence MKLDLSSKAERTTITIQPAYLNQLKELSIKTRLRMSDLYTLALHELLDKYDVNDGEN is encoded by the coding sequence ATGAAGTTGGATTTATCTAGTAAGGCAGAAAGAACAACCATTACTATTCAGCCAGCTTACCTTAATCAATTAAAAGAGCTATCTATAAAAACAAGATTACGAATGTCCGATTTATATACTTTGGCTTTGCATGAGCTATTGGACAAATATGATGTTAATGACGGGGAAAATTGA
- a CDS encoding lipid II flippase Amj family protein: MSSQIIIVLILNFIISLIGTLAYSVRMVGVRTGKIAVSFAVFNILSLVSRMAVTFQIPLLTKYVEHNSDSNDLLHIFNVIILVSGIATIVGAFLIPTFQRIFYKGVLNFSVERSIPKLVIHSFSKAGVNYIKDCVAIPVKENITGLNLRKLPIKIIIYNLIAVALLTVGALAPIYAGSIAPDLRATCVTLSSIINGVATILMSILIDPQLSVMTDDVIEGNCTEEDFRAVVIGMVGSKTLGTFASLLLIIPASYLIVFIAKVI, encoded by the coding sequence TTGAGTTCACAAATCATCATTGTTTTAATCTTAAACTTTATAATATCTTTGATAGGGACTTTGGCGTATTCTGTCCGAATGGTTGGTGTTAGAACAGGCAAAATAGCTGTTTCATTTGCAGTATTTAATATCTTATCGTTAGTATCAAGAATGGCGGTGACATTTCAAATTCCGTTATTAACCAAATATGTAGAACATAACTCTGATTCAAATGATTTATTACATATATTTAATGTCATAATTTTAGTATCGGGTATTGCTACAATTGTTGGTGCTTTTTTAATTCCAACATTTCAAAGGATTTTTTATAAAGGGGTATTAAATTTCTCTGTCGAACGGTCAATTCCTAAACTTGTTATCCATAGTTTTTCAAAAGCTGGAGTTAATTACATAAAGGATTGTGTCGCAATCCCCGTAAAAGAGAATATAACAGGATTGAATTTAAGGAAATTACCTATAAAAATAATAATTTATAATCTCATTGCAGTTGCCTTATTAACGGTTGGAGCCTTAGCACCAATATATGCAGGTAGTATCGCTCCAGATTTAAGAGCAACATGCGTTACTTTATCTTCCATCATAAATGGGGTTGCGACTATTCTCATGTCCATATTAATAGACCCGCAGTTATCGGTTATGACGGATGATGTGATAGAAGGAAATTGCACAGAAGAAGATTTTCGTGCAGTTGTAATTGGGATGGTAGGAAGTAAAACATTGGGAACATTCGCATCGCTATTACTAATTATTCCTGCTTCGTATTTGATTGTATTTATTGCAAAAGTTATATAA
- a CDS encoding replication-relaxation family protein — translation MQDKTILKKNARQRLELTTSDLQLLLFLEQQRMLTLQQFYQAAKHLFEMKIAEYSFKNRIRKFEEYHLIRSEHYSEGFNGERFKFLCIGSKAIDLLIENKLLDDSYNKSKIYKFNQKKNLMHFLFTQQAAINILTNLNAEVVRDPNTDEIKYSILYDLTSFSHSPATFPYTEWIKKDKNLHRQNNGAYHAKVAKYMTVDKSSTKINGVTMTIVKPDWIIKLKGSKKSRDAIINIELDMGTEPIETLVQKVFNYAKLAEKNPDALHIIDIVIADNSFSNRSTISSGIKRKKNIMKRFASDPAVASRAIQSGLKVIVSILKHNDKTIYEALCKY, via the coding sequence ATGCAGGATAAAACTATCTTAAAGAAAAATGCAAGACAACGGTTGGAACTAACTACATCTGATTTACAACTATTATTATTCTTAGAACAGCAACGAATGTTAACACTGCAACAATTCTATCAAGCTGCGAAACACTTATTTGAAATGAAAATTGCAGAATATAGCTTTAAAAATCGAATTCGAAAATTTGAGGAATATCATTTAATTCGTAGCGAACATTATAGTGAAGGTTTTAACGGGGAACGGTTTAAATTCTTGTGTATTGGTAGCAAGGCTATTGATTTGTTAATAGAAAACAAACTACTGGACGATTCTTACAACAAATCAAAAATCTACAAATTCAATCAAAAAAAGAACCTTATGCATTTTTTGTTTACGCAACAGGCAGCTATCAATATTTTAACAAATTTAAACGCTGAGGTAGTAAGAGATCCAAATACAGATGAAATAAAATACTCTATTCTATATGATTTAACATCATTCTCCCATTCACCAGCCACCTTCCCATACACAGAATGGATAAAAAAGGACAAAAACCTACATCGACAAAATAATGGGGCATATCATGCGAAAGTTGCAAAGTATATGACAGTAGATAAATCTAGCACAAAGATAAATGGCGTCACAATGACGATTGTAAAACCAGATTGGATAATTAAATTAAAAGGAAGTAAAAAATCAAGGGATGCGATAATAAATATTGAATTAGATATGGGTACGGAACCCATCGAAACATTGGTCCAAAAAGTATTTAATTATGCCAAACTAGCTGAAAAGAATCCGGATGCCCTTCACATTATAGACATTGTAATAGCTGACAACAGCTTTTCCAACCGTTCTACAATTAGTAGTGGAATAAAACGGAAAAAGAACATAATGAAACGATTTGCATCAGATCCTGCAGTTGCAAGTCGAGCAATACAATCTGGTTTGAAAGTAATTGTTTCTATTTTAAAACATAATGATAAAACAATATATGAAGCACTATGTAAATACTAA
- a CDS encoding ComEC/Rec2 family competence protein gives MSIIKSFSVGNGDTFYIKHGSDNFTIIDCYLSDDNKETIVDEILSESRDKGIRRFISTHPDEDHICGLEYLDERLEINNFYCVKNEATKEDETVDFKKYCELRDDSKKAFYIKKGVSRKWMNQSDEERGSAGINILWPDTDNADFKDALDKAKNGESPNNISAIIKYSLENGVTVLWLGDLETDFMEKIKDEVEWPKVDILFAPHHGRESGKIPQEILDNLDPKIIIIGEAPSKNLNYYQGYNKITQNSAGDITFECVTNKVHIYVSNENYTIDFLNNENLNDFGSHTYLGTLNL, from the coding sequence ATGAGTATCATTAAATCCTTTTCTGTTGGTAATGGAGATACGTTTTATATCAAACACGGTTCAGATAATTTTACAATAATAGATTGCTATCTATCCGATGATAACAAAGAAACCATCGTAGATGAAATCCTGTCTGAGTCACGAGATAAAGGAATCAGGAGATTCATATCAACACATCCTGATGAAGATCACATTTGCGGTTTGGAATATCTTGATGAAAGATTAGAAATCAATAACTTTTATTGTGTTAAGAATGAAGCAACAAAAGAAGATGAAACAGTAGATTTTAAAAAATACTGTGAACTAAGAGATGACTCTAAAAAAGCCTTTTATATAAAAAAAGGAGTAAGTAGAAAATGGATGAATCAAAGTGATGAAGAGAGAGGAAGTGCTGGAATCAATATTTTATGGCCAGATACTGATAATGCCGATTTTAAAGATGCATTAGATAAGGCAAAAAATGGTGAAAGCCCTAATAATATTTCAGCAATCATAAAATATAGTCTCGAAAATGGTGTAACTGTTTTGTGGTTGGGAGATTTAGAAACGGATTTCATGGAAAAAATCAAAGATGAAGTCGAATGGCCAAAAGTAGATATATTATTTGCACCTCACCATGGAAGAGAAAGTGGAAAAATCCCTCAAGAAATACTTGATAATTTAGACCCTAAAATTATTATTATCGGTGAAGCCCCATCAAAAAATTTAAATTACTATCAAGGATATAACAAAATTACTCAAAATTCAGCAGGAGATATTACCTTTGAATGTGTAACAAATAAGGTACATATTTATGTCTCAAATGAAAATTATACAATTGATTTCTTAAATAACGAAAATCTTAATGATTTTGGTAGTCATACTTATCTTGGAACCTTAAATTTATAA
- a CDS encoding DUF7695 domain-containing protein has translation MKKIIVNKVRCKKCNDIIESKHSHDFKVCGCGAIFIDGGTDYQRYGWGINQTEEKSVLEDYIDFSYSVYEENN, from the coding sequence ATGAAAAAAATAATAGTAAATAAAGTACGCTGCAAAAAGTGCAATGACATTATTGAATCAAAACATAGCCACGATTTCAAGGTCTGTGGCTGCGGAGCAATTTTCATAGATGGAGGAACAGATTATCAACGGTACGGGTGGGGAATAAATCAAACAGAAGAAAAGTCAGTACTAGAAGATTATATTGATTTTAGTTATTCTGTTTATGAAGAAAATAATTGA
- a CDS encoding IS3 family transposase (programmed frameshift) → MTEKNGARYTQEQKEAIIKRMMPPNNESVPVISKELGISDVTLYKWRRAARADGMATPGNGKTSDKWSSQDKFLIVMETFAMNETELAEYCRKKGLYREQIEAWKTVCLQANGQAFDQSKQLNGALKEEQKRAKELEKELQKKEKALAEAAALLLLRKKGPSDLGGQRGRMISPSNRALAVELIQEANQNGARLAKACEELHISVRTYERWVEDGNVKVDQRPFAKRPIPKNKLSEEEKEEILTVIKQKEYVDLPPTQIVPKLADKGTYIASESTFYRVLREEKMQHHRGRSQKPGKRVPESHLATAPNQVWTWDITWLGGPVKGLYYRLYLIIDLFSRKAVGWEVWETEEAKHAEMLVKKAVINEKIQGAPLILHSDNGSPMKAETFLSLLEKLGIQSSFSRPRVSNDNPYSEAMFRTLKYRPDYPHKGFVSLDEARKWAQQFVHWYNEIHLHSGLNFVTPVQCHTGVHIAILEKRKNVYEAAKDKHPERWARGTRNWAPNEKVALNPMRDEGQVNVLRKP, encoded by the exons ATGACTGAAAAAAATGGAGCACGATATACGCAAGAACAAAAAGAGGCTATTATCAAACGAATGATGCCGCCAAATAATGAATCTGTACCGGTAATCTCGAAAGAATTGGGTATTTCAGATGTGACGTTGTACAAATGGCGTAGGGCAGCGCGCGCAGATGGTATGGCCACTCCCGGTAATGGAAAAACAAGTGATAAATGGAGCAGCCAAGATAAGTTTTTAATCGTGATGGAGACGTTCGCGATGAATGAAACGGAGCTTGCCGAGTATTGTCGTAAAAAAGGTTTGTATCGTGAACAAATTGAAGCATGGAAAACGGTATGCCTTCAAGCAAATGGTCAGGCCTTCGACCAAAGTAAACAGCTAAATGGAGCTCTGAAGGAAGAACAGAAGCGTGCTAAGGAATTAGAAAAAGAGCTTCAAAAGAAAGAAAAGGCACTCGCAGAAGCTGCGGCTTTATTACTTTTGCGAAAAAAGG GCCCAAGCGATTTGGGGGGACAACGAGGAAGAATGATTAGCCCGTCAAATCGCGCATTAGCAGTTGAACTCATCCAAGAAGCTAATCAAAATGGTGCGCGATTAGCGAAGGCTTGTGAGGAACTTCATATTAGTGTTCGAACATATGAGCGCTGGGTGGAAGATGGAAACGTGAAAGTCGATCAGCGTCCATTTGCGAAAAGACCCATACCGAAAAATAAGTTGTCTGAAGAAGAAAAAGAAGAAATTCTGACAGTGATTAAGCAGAAAGAATACGTCGATTTACCGCCGACACAGATTGTACCAAAGCTGGCAGACAAAGGAACTTACATTGCTTCAGAATCAACTTTTTATCGAGTATTACGTGAAGAAAAAATGCAACATCATCGTGGTCGGAGTCAAAAACCTGGTAAAAGAGTCCCTGAGAGTCATCTGGCAACAGCACCAAATCAAGTGTGGACATGGGATATTACGTGGCTTGGCGGACCCGTGAAAGGTTTGTATTATCGACTCTATTTAATTATCGATTTATTTAGTAGAAAGGCAGTTGGTTGGGAAGTTTGGGAAACAGAAGAAGCAAAGCACGCTGAAATGCTTGTAAAAAAAGCAGTCATCAATGAAAAAATACAAGGGGCACCACTTATTCTGCATTCAGATAACGGTAGCCCGATGAAAGCTGAGACATTCTTAAGTTTACTAGAGAAATTGGGTATTCAAAGCTCCTTTTCAAGACCGCGTGTGAGTAATGATAATCCATACTCTGAGGCAATGTTTCGGACACTCAAATATCGACCAGATTATCCGCATAAAGGCTTTGTATCACTCGATGAAGCAAGAAAATGGGCACAGCAATTTGTCCATTGGTACAACGAAATCCACCTGCATAGTGGGCTAAATTTTGTGACGCCTGTGCAGTGTCATACCGGAGTACACATAGCCATATTGGAAAAGCGAAAAAACGTATACGAAGCAGCAAAGGATAAGCATCCAGAACGTTGGGCAAGAGGAACAAGAAATTGGGCACCAAATGAGAAAGTAGCACTCAATCCAATGCGAGATGAGGGACAGGTTAACGTATTGAGAAAACCATAA
- a CDS encoding type I restriction endonuclease subunit R produces MTIQDNEKRFEEDIESYLLSNGGYVKGDQTNYYKEKAFDINQLIGFIKETQEKAWTRYEKIYQADSEKKLYKRLNDEIETNGLLHVLRHGITDRGVKLKVASFRPESTLNEKVIQDYKSNRLTVTRQFAYSTDNHNTLDMVLSLNGIPIVALELKNQIKGQSVENAKKQFMYDRDPREQIFQFNKRVLVYFAVDLYEVWMTTKLNGKDTFFLPFNQGSNGAGEVGGAGNPVNPEGYATAYLWEKVLAKDSLMDILQRFMHLDVEKKKVIKNGKETTKNSSKLIFPRFHQLDVVRKLVNHVRINGSGENYLIQHSAGSGKSNSIAWLAYHLSSLHNAENKSIFSSVIVVTDRTVLDRQLQDTISSFDHVTGLVETIGENKSSKDLKNAINDGKRIIITTLQKFPVIYEEVEVNKGNNFAIIVDEAHSSQTGTSAKKLKSALADTEEALREYAEIEGELEANQLDHEDKLVKELLTHGKHSNLSFFAFTATPKEKTLEMFGAKQPDGSFKPFHIYSMRQAIEEEFILDVLQNYMTYKTSYRIAKDAPDNPELPASQGVKAIRRYESLHPHNLQQKTAIMIEQFRDVTRNKMKGRAKAMVVTASRLHAVRYFHEFKNYIKKKGYTDMDVLVAFSGVVNDRDEEFRESSLNKTKDGKRISENQLKEEFHTDSFNVLIVAEKYQTGFDEPLLHTMFVDKKLSGVKAVQTLSRLNRMHPDKEDTFILDFVNEAEDIKKAFEPYYEVTSLDKEIDVNLIYDTKTKLRNFKVYNDQDIQQLVKMYFKEGKQTDTDLGKMASALKPIINRYQELDDETQYTFRVTVRNFNKWYSYITQLTRMFDKELHEEYVFTSYLIKFIPKNKRENINIEDKLKLEYYKLERTFEGNIALEKNAGYNVLKNPESIDTGVKPLEEDELLENIIKRVNERFEGKFTDSDRVIVEGIYKKAVRENKKLKRFAQNNDAEIFEKSIFPDVFERVAQELYLEQMGSYSKLFENRTFYNTVLEEVAKEAYKELRR; encoded by the coding sequence TTGACTATCCAAGACAATGAAAAAAGATTTGAGGAAGATATAGAGTCATACCTCCTATCTAATGGTGGGTACGTAAAAGGTGATCAAACAAATTACTATAAAGAAAAAGCATTTGATATCAATCAATTAATCGGGTTTATTAAAGAAACACAAGAGAAGGCTTGGACAAGATACGAAAAAATTTACCAAGCTGATTCTGAGAAAAAGTTATATAAGCGTCTAAATGATGAAATAGAAACGAATGGATTGCTGCACGTACTTCGGCATGGAATTACTGATCGAGGTGTAAAACTTAAAGTAGCTTCATTTCGTCCTGAATCCACTCTAAACGAGAAGGTTATACAAGATTATAAATCCAACCGATTAACAGTAACGCGTCAATTTGCTTATTCAACTGACAATCATAATACATTGGACATGGTTCTATCTTTGAATGGTATTCCAATTGTAGCACTTGAATTGAAAAATCAGATTAAGGGTCAATCCGTAGAAAATGCTAAAAAACAATTTATGTATGACCGGGATCCTCGCGAACAAATTTTTCAATTTAACAAACGTGTGTTGGTATATTTTGCAGTCGATTTGTATGAAGTATGGATGACAACTAAACTAAACGGCAAAGATACCTTCTTCTTGCCGTTTAATCAAGGTTCTAACGGTGCAGGTGAAGTGGGTGGAGCTGGAAACCCTGTTAACCCGGAAGGATACGCAACAGCATATTTATGGGAAAAGGTTCTAGCAAAAGATAGTTTGATGGATATTTTGCAAAGATTTATGCATTTGGATGTAGAAAAGAAAAAGGTAATAAAGAATGGAAAAGAAACAACCAAAAACTCTTCAAAACTAATTTTCCCACGATTTCATCAGTTGGATGTTGTAAGGAAATTAGTGAATCATGTTCGTATAAATGGTAGTGGTGAAAATTATTTAATCCAGCATAGTGCAGGTTCAGGCAAGTCAAATAGTATTGCTTGGCTGGCTTATCATTTATCAAGTTTGCATAATGCAGAGAATAAGTCTATTTTTTCTTCCGTAATTGTTGTGACTGATAGAACCGTTTTAGACAGACAGTTACAAGATACAATTTCAAGCTTTGACCATGTTACCGGGCTTGTAGAGACTATCGGTGAAAATAAATCCTCAAAGGATTTAAAAAATGCCATTAACGATGGGAAAAGAATAATCATTACTACTCTTCAAAAGTTTCCTGTTATTTATGAAGAGGTTGAAGTGAATAAAGGTAATAACTTTGCCATTATCGTTGATGAGGCCCACTCTTCTCAAACAGGGACAAGTGCTAAAAAGTTAAAGTCGGCATTAGCTGATACTGAAGAAGCATTAAGAGAATATGCGGAGATTGAGGGAGAACTAGAAGCCAATCAACTAGATCATGAAGATAAACTTGTTAAAGAATTATTAACACATGGAAAGCATAGTAATCTTAGCTTCTTTGCCTTTACTGCTACACCGAAAGAAAAAACATTAGAGATGTTTGGTGCAAAACAACCTGATGGTTCATTTAAACCATTCCATATCTATAGCATGAGACAAGCTATAGAAGAAGAATTTATTTTGGATGTCCTACAAAACTATATGACTTATAAAACTTCATATAGAATCGCTAAAGATGCACCAGATAATCCAGAACTCCCAGCTTCGCAGGGGGTTAAAGCAATTCGAAGATATGAATCATTGCACCCACATAATTTGCAGCAAAAAACAGCGATTATGATTGAACAATTTCGTGATGTAACGAGAAATAAAATGAAGGGAAGAGCAAAAGCAATGGTTGTTACAGCTTCCCGATTACATGCAGTACGTTACTTTCACGAGTTTAAAAATTATATAAAGAAAAAAGGCTATACTGATATGGATGTTTTAGTGGCATTTTCAGGTGTAGTGAATGATAGAGATGAAGAGTTTCGAGAGTCTAGCTTAAATAAAACCAAAGATGGTAAAAGAATTTCTGAAAACCAGTTGAAAGAAGAGTTTCATACTGATAGCTTTAATGTGTTGATTGTTGCGGAAAAATATCAAACTGGTTTTGATGAACCGTTGCTGCACACGATGTTTGTTGATAAAAAGTTATCGGGAGTAAAGGCCGTCCAAACATTATCTAGATTAAATAGGATGCATCCTGATAAAGAAGATACCTTTATTTTGGATTTTGTTAATGAAGCCGAAGATATTAAAAAAGCCTTCGAGCCTTACTATGAAGTAACTTCATTAGATAAAGAAATTGATGTTAACTTGATTTATGACACTAAAACGAAATTGCGTAATTTTAAGGTTTATAATGATCAAGATATACAACAATTAGTAAAGATGTATTTTAAAGAGGGGAAACAAACAGATACGGATTTAGGAAAAATGGCAAGTGCCTTAAAGCCAATTATTAATCGATATCAGGAGCTTGATGATGAAACTCAGTACACGTTTAGAGTAACTGTCCGTAATTTTAATAAGTGGTATTCCTATATTACACAATTAACTCGAATGTTCGATAAAGAATTACATGAAGAATACGTATTTACTTCTTACTTAATTAAATTTATTCCTAAGAACAAACGAGAAAATATAAATATTGAGGACAAGTTAAAACTTGAGTATTACAAATTGGAACGGACTTTTGAAGGTAACATTGCGTTAGAAAAAAATGCTGGTTATAACGTATTGAAAAATCCTGAATCCATTGACACCGGGGTAAAGCCTCTAGAAGAAGATGAGCTATTGGAAAATATAATTAAACGCGTGAATGAGCGATTTGAAGGTAAATTTACAGATTCCGATAGGGTAATAGTAGAAGGAATATACAAAAAAGCAGTTAGAGAAAATAAGAAGCTAAAACGATTTGCACAAAATAACGATGCAGAGATATTTGAAAAAAGTATCTTTCCAGATGTGTTCGAAAGAGTGGCACAGGAATTATATTTAGAACAAATGGGATCATATTCAAAGCTTTTTGAGAACCGTACATTTTACAATACTGTATTAGAGGAAGTGGCCAAAGAGGCCTATAAAGAATTAAGAAGATAA